The DNA segment gcaaaaaaacttataaatgaaATTGCTAGTTAATTCAAAGTCACTTGACCATGACATAGAGGGGAGGACCTAGAGAGAAGGACCCTAAAAGTAGTCTTCAAACTGATATGCACTGATAGTAATgcaagtttattaaaaaaaaatattggtctATCAGAAGAAGTACCTCATTCTGACTCTAGCTGAAAACTTAACAAATACTGACACTGCGTCAGGAAATAAAAACACTATGTCACTATGTCACGCCTTCATGACTACccttagaaaaaataaattaaaaaaaaagttaaaagagtAACAAGACCATATCAAAAACTTATCACTGAAAGGAAAATCTACTTTAAACTCTGAATATAGCTGTCATGTCAAAGTTCATGACAAAAGCTCATTaacaatatcaatttcattttaattgatgGTTGTTATCATAAAGCATGTAAAGTCATGCAATTCCATCAGTATAAAAATGTTACAGCACAGAAACTATAGTATGTTTCGAAATCACTATCAAGATGAAACTAACTAACTACTACACTTCCATATTGACACTACTGTTAATGGCAGAAATGGTTGTGGGAACATGTGAGTCTGACAGAAAATtaggtaaataatattttttagcTTATAAGatataagataacaaaaaatataaaattatttgaacatgttgaaggaACTTCTAATTAAATGCTTGAAAAATACTAATGTCTATTTGGGTTTAGAAGATAACATTACTATTTTATCAAAAAGggcgaattttttttttagagagtTCTCTTTCAGAGACCAGAGCAAACACTTAGCATACACATTGATttttgaagttacaaaaagaagttcagtaaaaaatattaaaaaacatttcaaaatacatgtataacatttaatttcagATTGTTCACTTCTTGGTGATCTGCTAGAAATGgcaatgaaacaaaaaagtCCAGGTAAGTTTCATACCATGTTTAATTAGAATTTATCATTAGCTACTATAACATGTACTTGTGCGATCTAAATGCTGCAAATGCATAAActatggcattttttatataatcattgaTCTAATAAATCCTTGTTATGGGTGTTGAcagagatatatatttatagattatcgttgatcatctcaacgagattgattttctcacttGAGCCGGAACAGTGAAAGTGAGAAAAATTATCAAGTtaagatgaccaatgataatctgtttatcgctttTTTACCTATGCAGACGTAgtcaatttcatttcaattttcgTTAGCAATGCCAtgtgcctccttagtttctaccgataattttccatctcaagcaagTAGCATTaaaaattttcacaaaaaaaagatctaaagaaaaaatgcacaaaataatgataaattgtattatatgtctctggtgttGACAACATTTTCCTTGGAATTCTATAAATGGCCAAGAGAAAGTATACAAGGTTGGCAGAAATTTCATGTCTTCCACATCAAGTTCATATTCTGtctaaataatttcatttgtttcaGTTTTCACAAGagattgtatataaaaacaaaaataattgaacTTGATATGTCATTTATTAATGGAGATGTATGGgaaatgccaatgagacatcaaTCCATTCcaatgacataaaaatcaaatcaaagcaCTGAAAAGAAATTAACTTTATGATGATGAAATCTCTCTCATTTTGAGGATGGTTGTATTATAATGTGATTGcatacaattttatgttaaatgtgtcattatactttttatttcatgttctTCCTTAaataattctatattttgtactccagaaattattattttaaatagttgacacCTAGAAGTGGAAAGACTTAAGTGACAAAACATCTTTTTGAAAGGTTCACAAATAAGCAATGTTGTAAGTTTTCAAGTTTCACACATAACTGTTATGATCTATATCTTTTTCTTATATTCATTTTAGATAAAGTCTGTCAGTGTCCGAGGAGAACCAAGATCCCAGCCTTTTCAGCAATGCTGACTAAATCACAAACCCCTCAAACTAATAATGCCATCAAGTTTGACAAAGCAGTCACCAATATAGGAAATGGATACAATCCAACCACTGGTATTTTTACAGCACCTATTGGTGgaatttatcattttacttATACAGTCATGTCAAAGGCAGGAAAATACCTAGTTGTCTACCTTGCTCTTAATAATACCAAACAACAAACTACATGGCTGAAAGGGTCTAGTCATGAGACTGCAACAACCAGTATTATATTGAATCTAAAGAAAGGAGACCAAGTAGCAGTTAAGTCAGCAGATGGTATATATTCAGTTCACAGTGATGGCAACATGTATTGCTCATTTTCTGGCTATCTCATAGCgcaataaaagaaattaaagttCTTAGTTTGttaaacttaattaaaaatgtagatACAATACCAGCTGATAGTGggtttttttccacaaaaagcAGAGTCATATCAAAGTCAAATGTGTGTTTTGTTGGGTCCTAGTAGTGGTGGACTAACTGAGGTGTACTGATAGTCATGtaactttaaagaaaataacGTTGTCTAACATAAACAGTTCCTATCAAACTAACATACTGGTAATCAGAAAACTTATTGAATAACAATGAAACcaattaaattgtaaattggTAATTAATTGTCAGTGGAACATGATCTAAGGAGGTAGGGCCTCCTATCAAACTGACTTgtgcaaaaaaaaacttattaatgAAATCTCTAGTTAATTCAAACTCACTTGACCGTGACCTGAACGGGAGGACCTAGAGGAGAGGACCTATAAATAATGATATACACTGATATACACTGATAGTAATGTAActctataaaaaataatattggtTTACCACCAGTAGTTCCTATCATTCTGATTCAAGTGGGAAACTTAACAAATACTGACAATGCGCCAGGAAATAAAAACACTATGTCACGCCTTCATGACTTCccttagaaaaaataaattcaaaaaaaagttaaaagagtAACAAGACCATATCAAAAACTTATCACTGAAAGGAAAATCTAGTTTAAACTCATAATATTGCTGTCATGTCAAAGTGCATGACAAAAACTCATTAACaatatctatttcattttaattgatgGTTGTTATCATAAAGCATGTAAAGTCACGCAATTCCATCAGTATAAAAATGTTGCAGCACAGAAACTATAGTATGTTTGGAAATCACTTTCAAGATGAAACTAACTAACTACTACACTTCCATATTGACACTACTGTTAATGGCAGAAATGGTTATGGGAACATGCGAGTCTGACAGAAAATtaggtaaataatattttttagcTTATAAGatataagataacaaaaaatataaaattatttgaacatgttgaaggaACTTCTAATTAAATGCTTGAAAAATACTATTGTCTATTTGGGCTTAGAAGATAACATTACTATTTTATCAAAAagggctattttttttttagagagtTCTCTATCAGAGACCAGAGCAAACACTTACCATACACATTGATttttgaagttacaaaaagaagttcagtaaaaaaatattaaaaaacatttcaaagtacatgtacaacatttaATTTCAGATTGTTCACTTCTTGGTGATCTGCTAGAAATGgcaatgaaacaaaaaagtCCAGGTAAGTTTCATACCATGTTTTATTAGAATTTATCAGTAGCTATTACATATACTTGTGCAATCTAAATGCTGCAAACACATAAACTATGGcaattttatataatcattGATCTAATGAATCCTTGTTATTGGTGTTGACAGAgacatttattgataaattatcTTTGATCATGTCAACAAGATTGATTTCTCACTTGAGCCGGGACAGAGAAAGCAGAAAAATTATCAAGTTAAGATAACcgatgataatctgtttatcgctactTTACCTATGAAGACGtagtcaatttcatgtcaattttcGTTAGCAATGCCAtgtgcctccttagtttctaccgataattttccatctcaagcaagTAGCATTaaaaattttcacaaaaaaaagatctaaaggaaaaatgcacaaaatagcgataaattgtattacatgtatatatctctGGTGTTGACAACATTTTCcagtagaattttataaatGGCCAAGTAAAAGTATACAGATTGGCAAAAATTTCATGTCTTCCACATCAAGTTCATATTTTGTCTAAATAATTTCCTTTGTATCAGTTTTCGAAGAGATTGTATATAAAGACAATACTAATTGAACTTGATATGCCATTTATTAATGGAGATGTATGGgaaatgccaatgagacatcaaTCCATTCCAAtaacataaaaatcaaatcaaagaactgaaaagaaataaacttTATGATGATGAAATCTCTCTCATTTTAAGGATGGTTGTATTATTGTGTGATTGcatacaattttatgttaaatgtttCTTTATAGTTTATTTCACGTTCTTCCTtacataattctattttttttactctagaaattattattctaaataattgACATCTAGAAGTGGAAAGACTTAAGTGACAAACCATCTTTTAGAAAGGTTCACAAATAAGCAATGTTGTTAGTTTTCAAGATTCACACATAACTGTTATGATCTTATCTTATATCTTTTTCTTATATTCATTTTAGATAAAGTCTGTCAGTGTCCAAGGAGAACCAAGATCCCAGCCTTTTCAGCAATGCTGACTAAATCACAAACCCCTCAAACTA comes from the Mytilus trossulus isolate FHL-02 chromosome 3, PNRI_Mtr1.1.1.hap1, whole genome shotgun sequence genome and includes:
- the LOC134709316 gene encoding complement C1q-like protein 3, yielding MKLTNYYTSILTLLLMAEMVVGTCESDRKLDCSLLGDLLEMAMKQKSPDKVCQCPRRTKIPAFSAMLTKSQTPQTNNAIKFDKAVTNIGNGYNPTTGIFTAPIGGIYHFTYTVMSKAGKYLVVYLALNNTKQQTTWLKGSSHETATTSIILNLKKGDQVAVKSADGIYSVHSDGNMYCSFSGYLIAQ